The Streptomyces sp. NBC_01275 genome has a segment encoding these proteins:
- a CDS encoding bifunctional glycosyltransferase/CDP-glycerol:glycerophosphate glycerophosphotransferase, whose product MPRFSIIVPCFKVQGFLRECLDSVLEQSYRDIEVIAVDDRSPDGCGAILDEYAARDERVQVLHLPENVGLGRARNAGLPLASGDYLFFLDSDDTLTPGALRAMADRLTEADDPDVLVFDYARTYWWGGTRRNALAHLLTDVGEGAFTAAEHPEILDLLMVVWNKVYRRDFVEGNGFVFPPGYYEDTPWTFPVMLSAERIATLDRICLNYRQRRQGNILSTTSRKHFDIHDQYERVFAFVDSRPGLASWRPYLHRKMGEHCLDILAKPDRLPPSDKGEFFRRTAELFRAHQPAGEPIPAELRVLRGGYAAYRVRRQAGRAGRELARRGGLVRGAAAGRVRRGVTAVQARRALDPQLVVYSAFSHRGVLGDPGAVYRAAREIAPQLRGVWVVRDEETAARLPEGVEHVLLDSPAYRRVTARAGFFVNNVNWPGALAKRPGSVHIHTHQGTPLKYMAADLLAKPGARHGVDVPQMLRRADRWDYSLVANPHSELVWERAYPCHFTSARTGSPRNDVLVDADPQACLAVRARLGIPADHTVVLYAPTRREYVRGGHVDRLDLARFAADLGEDHTLVVRLHPSLAGGPARGMGLADLHRRGVVVDATDEPHVEDVMLASDVLVTDYSALMFDYANLDRPIVVHADDWSAYTASRGAYFDVTADAPGHVSRTYRELAWLLASGSWRDEESTRLRADFRERFCAYDDGRAAERVVRQLLLGEPPAASGTARVPGPAATHDLVASP is encoded by the coding sequence GTGCCCCGCTTCAGCATCATCGTCCCCTGTTTCAAGGTGCAGGGCTTCCTGCGCGAGTGTCTCGACTCGGTCCTGGAGCAGTCGTACCGGGACATCGAGGTGATCGCCGTCGACGACCGCTCCCCCGACGGCTGCGGCGCGATCCTCGACGAGTACGCGGCCCGCGACGAGCGCGTCCAGGTTCTGCACCTGCCGGAGAACGTCGGCCTGGGCCGCGCCCGCAACGCGGGCCTGCCGCTCGCGAGCGGCGACTACCTGTTCTTCCTCGACAGCGACGACACCCTCACCCCGGGCGCGCTGCGCGCGATGGCCGACCGGCTGACGGAGGCCGACGACCCGGACGTGCTGGTCTTCGACTACGCGCGCACCTACTGGTGGGGCGGCACCCGCAGGAACGCCCTCGCGCACCTTCTGACGGACGTCGGCGAGGGAGCCTTCACGGCCGCCGAACACCCGGAGATCCTCGACCTGCTGATGGTCGTGTGGAACAAGGTCTACCGGCGGGACTTCGTCGAGGGCAACGGCTTCGTCTTCCCGCCCGGCTACTACGAGGACACGCCCTGGACGTTCCCGGTCATGCTCAGCGCGGAGCGGATCGCCACACTGGACCGGATCTGCCTGAACTACCGCCAGCGCCGCCAGGGCAACATCCTGTCCACCACCAGCCGCAAGCACTTCGACATCCACGACCAGTACGAGCGGGTCTTCGCCTTCGTCGACTCCCGCCCGGGACTCGCGAGTTGGCGGCCCTATCTGCATCGCAAGATGGGCGAGCACTGTCTGGACATCCTGGCCAAGCCAGACCGGCTGCCGCCGTCGGACAAGGGCGAGTTCTTCCGCCGTACGGCCGAGTTGTTCCGCGCTCACCAGCCGGCCGGCGAGCCGATCCCCGCCGAACTGCGGGTCCTGCGGGGCGGTTACGCGGCCTACCGGGTCAGGCGGCAGGCCGGACGCGCCGGACGGGAACTCGCCCGGCGCGGGGGGCTGGTGCGCGGGGCGGCCGCGGGACGCGTACGCCGGGGCGTGACCGCCGTACAGGCGCGCCGTGCGCTCGATCCGCAGCTGGTCGTGTACTCGGCGTTCTCGCACCGGGGCGTGCTCGGCGACCCGGGGGCCGTCTACCGTGCGGCCCGGGAGATCGCCCCGCAGCTGCGCGGGGTGTGGGTGGTGCGCGACGAGGAGACGGCGGCGCGGCTCCCGGAGGGCGTGGAGCACGTGCTCCTGGACTCACCGGCCTACCGGCGGGTGACCGCGCGGGCCGGGTTCTTCGTCAACAACGTCAACTGGCCCGGCGCGCTGGCCAAACGGCCGGGCAGCGTCCACATCCACACCCACCAGGGCACCCCGCTGAAGTACATGGCCGCCGATCTGCTGGCCAAGCCGGGGGCCCGGCACGGCGTGGACGTGCCGCAGATGCTGCGCCGCGCCGACCGCTGGGACTACAGCCTGGTCGCCAACCCGCACTCCGAGCTGGTGTGGGAGCGGGCCTACCCGTGTCACTTCACGTCCGCGCGGACCGGCAGTCCCCGCAACGACGTGCTGGTCGACGCCGACCCGCAGGCCTGCCTCGCCGTCCGCGCGCGCCTGGGCATCCCGGCCGACCACACGGTCGTGCTGTACGCGCCCACCCGGCGCGAGTACGTGCGCGGCGGGCACGTCGACCGGCTCGACCTGGCCCGGTTCGCCGCGGACCTCGGCGAGGACCACACCCTGGTGGTGCGTCTGCACCCGTCCCTCGCCGGGGGCCCCGCGCGCGGGATGGGCCTGGCGGATCTGCACCGGCGCGGGGTCGTCGTCGACGCGACGGACGAGCCGCACGTCGAGGACGTCATGCTCGCCTCCGACGTCCTGGTCACCGACTACTCGGCCCTGATGTTCGACTACGCCAACCTGGACCGGCCGATCGTCGTCCACGCCGACGACTGGAGCGCGTACACCGCCAGCCGGGGCGCGTACTTCGACGTCACCGCCGACGCCCCGGGCCATGTCTCGCGCACCTACCGCGAACTGGCCTGGCTGCTGGCCTCCGGCAGCTGGCGCGACGAGGAGTCGACCCGGCTGCGGGCGGACTTCCGCGAGCGGTTCTGCGCCTACGACGACGGCCGCGCCGCCGAACGGGTCGTACGGCAGTTGCTGCTGGGCGAGCCGCCGGCCGCGTCGGGGACGGCCCGGGTGCCCGGTCCGGCGGCCACGCACGACCTGGTCGCGTCGCCGTGA
- a CDS encoding organic hydroperoxide resistance protein: MDALYTAVATATHGREGRAVSNDGKIDLALAMPVELGGNGQGTNPEQLFAAGYAACFGSALGLVGRNAKVDVSDAAVTAEVGIGKQGEGFGLKVTLRVELPDTLDEATGRKLVEAAHQVCPYSNATRGNIEVDLVIE; this comes from the coding sequence ATGGACGCGCTCTACACCGCAGTCGCCACCGCCACCCACGGCCGCGAGGGTCGCGCCGTCTCCAACGACGGCAAGATCGACCTCGCGCTCGCCATGCCGGTGGAGCTCGGCGGCAACGGTCAGGGCACCAACCCGGAGCAGCTGTTCGCCGCCGGTTACGCGGCCTGTTTCGGCAGCGCGCTGGGCCTCGTCGGCCGTAACGCGAAGGTGGACGTCAGCGACGCCGCCGTGACCGCCGAGGTCGGCATAGGCAAGCAGGGCGAGGGCTTCGGTCTGAAGGTGACGCTGCGCGTCGAGCTGCCCGACACCCTGGACGAGGCGACCGGCCGCAAGCTGGTCGAGGCCGCCCACCAGGTCTGCCCCTACTCCAACGCCACCCGCGGCAACATCGAGGTCGACCTCGTCATCGAGTAA
- a CDS encoding MarR family winged helix-turn-helix transcriptional regulator, giving the protein MTPTSTPALPPAQENWLRLDRQICFSLHAASRAFNGVYRVILKDLGLTYPQYLVMLVLWEEGDLPVKRLGEHLRLDSGTLSPLLKRLEAAGLVRRERSARDERSVEIRLTEEGVALREKALKVPRRIVSATGFDLAEIGELRERLDQLTSALDAAAVEEEPADASGDAPGNEPGDR; this is encoded by the coding sequence ATGACCCCGACGTCGACCCCCGCTCTTCCCCCCGCCCAGGAGAACTGGCTCCGCCTGGACCGCCAGATCTGCTTCTCCCTGCACGCCGCCTCGCGCGCCTTCAACGGCGTGTACCGCGTGATCCTCAAGGACCTCGGGCTGACCTACCCCCAGTACCTGGTCATGCTGGTGCTGTGGGAAGAGGGCGACCTGCCGGTGAAGAGGCTCGGCGAGCATCTGCGCCTGGACTCCGGCACGCTCTCGCCGCTGCTCAAACGGCTGGAGGCGGCCGGTCTCGTACGCCGGGAGCGCAGCGCGCGCGACGAGCGCTCGGTGGAGATCCGGCTCACCGAGGAGGGGGTGGCGCTGCGCGAGAAGGCGCTGAAGGTGCCGCGCCGGATCGTCTCGGCGACCGGGTTCGACCTCGCCGAGATCGGTGAGCTGCGCGAACGCCTCGACCAGCTCACCTCGGCGCTGGACGCGGCGGCAGTGGAGGAGGAGCCGGCAGACGCATCCGGGGATGCGCCGGGGAACGAGCCGGGGGATCGGTAG
- a CDS encoding glycosyltransferase family 39 protein, whose amino-acid sequence MVNQRSHRSGPHAAVAATVPAALVAALPVAVPVAVMLVLGLWGLDRGGVWRDEAVTLQVARRSAPEIWRLLHGVDAVHGLYYLLMHAVLAVRPGTAAETALRLPSVVGAAATAGLVAALGVRLAWPRVGLWAGLLYAATPLAGHYAQEGRSYALVAAGATGATLQLVRALTGRPWWPYGVLVALTCLLHELAVLLVLAHALTLALARVPGRVWARWTGAAGAAVLALVPLALASQAQAAQVAWLPRPGPGSAERLLHAFLGVSGLVFWTCLLLAAVALLPDARRRSLPALPALPTFTSVPALAAVALPLATVPPLTLLAVSQVRPMYDDRYVLYALAGAPLLVAAGADRLLRAGARLVPRRGAPAPGPRAALTKPLTRRLTRPLASALAGTVAVALAFFCQLPLHRQDRTLLTRPDGLAAVSEAAARAVRPGEAVVFLPSIGRRAAVTYPAGFRGVRDVALRASGPASGTLYGREIRAGELRRRLRALDRLWVVAEPYALRSPWYPRNPTERVKLTVVEEEFAPSVPSREFVRDGVTLRLYSRRPPTDPPARSPAHPRMRLPAPPPLPPRPAPR is encoded by the coding sequence GTGGTGAACCAGCGCTCGCACAGGTCGGGACCGCACGCCGCCGTCGCCGCGACCGTCCCTGCGGCTCTCGTCGCCGCCCTCCCGGTGGCCGTCCCCGTGGCCGTGATGCTCGTGCTCGGTCTCTGGGGGCTAGACCGGGGCGGCGTGTGGCGCGACGAGGCCGTCACCCTTCAGGTCGCGCGGCGTTCGGCCCCGGAGATCTGGCGGCTGCTGCACGGCGTGGACGCGGTGCACGGCCTGTACTACCTCCTCATGCACGCCGTCCTCGCCGTACGCCCCGGCACGGCCGCCGAGACCGCCCTGCGCCTGCCGTCCGTCGTCGGCGCGGCCGCGACCGCCGGCCTGGTCGCGGCCCTGGGCGTACGGCTCGCCTGGCCGCGCGTCGGCCTGTGGGCGGGCCTGCTGTACGCGGCGACCCCGCTGGCCGGCCACTACGCGCAGGAGGGCCGCTCGTACGCGCTGGTCGCCGCGGGCGCGACCGGCGCGACCCTGCAGCTGGTCCGCGCGCTGACGGGCCGCCCCTGGTGGCCCTACGGCGTCCTCGTCGCCCTGACCTGTCTGCTGCATGAGCTGGCGGTGCTGCTGGTGCTCGCGCACGCGCTGACGCTCGCCCTCGCGCGCGTGCCGGGGAGAGTCTGGGCGCGCTGGACCGGCGCGGCGGGGGCCGCCGTCCTGGCCTTGGTCCCGCTCGCCCTGGCGTCGCAGGCCCAGGCCGCTCAGGTGGCGTGGCTGCCGAGGCCCGGCCCGGGCAGCGCGGAGCGGCTGCTGCACGCCTTCCTGGGGGTGAGCGGGTTGGTTTTCTGGACCTGCCTGCTCCTGGCCGCCGTCGCACTGCTGCCGGACGCCCGCCGCCGCTCCCTCCCGGCCCTCCCGGCCCTCCCGACCTTCACATCCGTCCCGGCCCTCGCGGCCGTCGCGCTGCCGCTGGCGACCGTCCCCCCGCTGACCCTCCTCGCCGTCTCCCAGGTCCGCCCGATGTACGACGACCGGTACGTGCTGTACGCCCTGGCGGGCGCACCGCTGCTGGTGGCGGCGGGAGCGGACCGACTGCTGAGGGCGGGAGCGCGGCTCGTCCCCCGAAGGGGAGCCCCCGCCCCTGGCCCCCGCGCCGCCCTCACGAAACCCCTCACGAGACGCCTCACGAGACCCCTGGCGTCCGCCCTCGCGGGAACCGTCGCCGTCGCCCTCGCGTTCTTCTGTCAACTGCCGCTGCACCGCCAGGACCGCACCCTCCTCACCCGCCCCGACGGCCTCGCCGCCGTCTCCGAGGCCGCCGCGCGTGCGGTGCGGCCGGGCGAGGCGGTGGTGTTCCTGCCGTCGATCGGGCGGCGGGCGGCGGTGACGTATCCGGCGGGGTTCCGGGGCGTGCGGGACGTGGCGCTCAGGGCCTCCGGGCCGGCGTCGGGGACGCTGTACGGCCGGGAGATCCGCGCCGGCGAGCTGCGCCGCAGGCTGCGCGCGCTGGACCGGCTCTGGGTGGTCGCCGAGCCGTACGCCCTGCGCTCGCCGTGGTACCCGCGCAATCCGACCGAGCGCGTCAAGCTGACCGTCGTCGAGGAGGAGTTCGCGCCCAGCGTGCCGAGCCGCGAGTTCGTGCGGGACGGCGTGACCCTGCGTCTCTACAGCCGCAGACCGCCTACCGATCCCCCGGCTCGTTCCCCGGCGCATCCCCGGATGCGTCTGCCGGCTCCTCCTCCACTGCCGCCGCGTCCAGCGCCGAGGTGA